A stretch of Bradyrhizobium sp. AZCC 2262 DNA encodes these proteins:
- the paaE gene encoding 1,2-phenylacetyl-CoA epoxidase subunit PaaE: protein MSHAPRFHRLAVNDLRREAADAISMTFTIPKELEDDYSFMPGQYLTLRTTMDGEEVRRSYSICSGPDDGELRIAVKKVDGGAFSNWAADELKSGDELDVMTPTGRFGIAHAPDETRVYVGFAAGSGITPILSIVKGVLAREPNSRFFLFYGNRSTSSMLFLEELEELKDRFMQRLSLFHVISGEEQDIPILHGRLDGEKVRVLLRSLVPASSVDHIFICGPMGMSEDIEATCRDIGIAEDRIHVERFVSEFGGKPRPKKVIAASAPPKAMASLIIDGKRREVPVAEDESILDAALRAGMDLPFACKGGMCSTCRAKLVDGDAQMEVNYSLEPWELKAGFILTCQARPCSDKVVVDYDHV from the coding sequence GATGACGTTTACAATCCCGAAGGAACTGGAAGACGACTACAGCTTCATGCCGGGGCAATACCTCACCCTGCGCACGACGATGGACGGCGAAGAAGTGCGCCGTTCCTATTCGATCTGCTCAGGCCCTGATGACGGCGAGCTGCGCATCGCGGTGAAGAAGGTCGACGGCGGCGCGTTCTCCAATTGGGCCGCGGACGAATTGAAGTCTGGCGACGAACTCGACGTGATGACGCCGACCGGCCGCTTCGGCATCGCCCATGCGCCCGATGAGACGCGGGTCTATGTCGGCTTTGCCGCGGGAAGCGGCATCACGCCCATCCTGTCGATCGTCAAGGGCGTGCTCGCGCGTGAGCCGAACAGCCGCTTCTTTCTCTTCTACGGCAACCGCTCAACATCGAGCATGCTGTTCCTCGAAGAGCTGGAGGAACTGAAGGACCGCTTCATGCAGCGGCTTTCGCTCTTCCATGTCATCTCAGGCGAAGAGCAGGATATTCCGATCCTGCATGGCCGCCTGGACGGCGAGAAAGTGCGCGTGCTGCTGCGCTCGCTGGTACCGGCCTCGAGTGTCGATCACATCTTCATCTGCGGCCCGATGGGCATGAGCGAGGATATCGAGGCGACCTGCCGTGACATCGGCATCGCCGAGGATCGCATTCACGTCGAGCGCTTCGTCTCCGAGTTCGGCGGCAAGCCGCGCCCGAAGAAGGTCATTGCGGCGTCCGCGCCACCGAAGGCGATGGCTTCGCTCATCATCGACGGCAAACGCCGCGAGGTTCCGGTCGCCGAGGATGAATCGATCCTCGACGCCGCGTTGCGCGCCGGCATGGATTTGCCGTTCGCCTGCAAGGGCGGCATGTGCTCGACCTGTCGCGCCAAGCTGGTCGACGGCGATGCGCAGATGGAAGTGAACTATTCGCTGGAGCCGTGGGAGCTGAAGGCAGGCTTTATCCTGACCTGCCAGGCACGGCCATGTTCGGACAAGGTCGTGGTGGACTACGATCATGTGTAA